The stretch of DNA TGACCGAACTTAGAGGAGATACGGTATGGCACGCGTAAAGCGCGGTGTGACGGCTCACGCCCGTCATCGCAAAGTCATCAAGCAGGCCTCCGGCTACTATGGCCGCCGGAAGAACATCTTCCGGGTTGCCAAGCAGGCCGTCGACAAGGCCAATCAATACGCCTATCGCGATCGTCGCGTCCGCAAGCGCAATTTCCGCGCCCTGTGGATTCAGCGGATCAATGCGGCAGCGCGCGAGCTCGGCCTCACCTACGGCCGATTTATCAACGGGCTCGACAAGGCCGGTGTTGAGGTGGACCGCAAGGTTCTCGCCGATCTCGCCGTGCGTGAGCCCGAGGCGTTCAAGGCGCTGGTCGAGACGGCGAAGGCTGCTCTCTAAGGTGCCGAGTGCTGGCCGGCAGCCTGCCGGCCCACGCGCGCTCGCGACACTCGCGGACACGATGGTTATCCGGTCTTTGGCCGAGCCCACGCCGCAGCTCATGCGACGCGTGCGCTCGGCTTTTGTGTTTTCCGCCCAAACCCGCTGATGGATCAATCACGATGAACCGGATCGAGACCTTGGAGCATGAGCTCCTCGAAGGGATCGCCAACGCCGCTGACGAACAGGCGCTTGAAGCTGCACGCGTGGCGGCCTTGGGAAAGAAGGGCGTGATCGCCGAGCTCATGAAGGGCCTTGGCAGCATGAGCCCGGAGGAACGCCGCGAGCAGGGCCCTCTGTTCAACGGCCTGAAGGACCGAGTGACCGAGGCCATCGCTGCCCGCCGCGAGCTATTGAAGGAACAGGCTCTGGAGGCGAGGCTCGCCACCGAGGTCGTGGACGTCACCCTGCCGGCGAGGCCCGAGCAGCGCGGCACCATCCATCCTGTGCGCCACGTCTATGACGAGGTGATCCAGATCTTCGGCGACCTTGGTTTTTCCGTCGCTGAAGGACCTCACATCGAGGACGATTTCTACAACTTCACCGCCCTGAACATTCCGCCTGAGCATCCGGCCCGGCAGGAGCATGACACCTTCTATCTCCGGGAGAAGCCGGATGGAACGCGCAAGGTGCTGCGCACCCATACCTCGCCCGTGCAGATCCGCACCATGCTCGCGCAGAAGCCGCCCATCCGCATCATCGCCCCCGGCCGCACCTTCCGCTCCGACAGTGATCAGACTCACACCCCCATGTTCCACCAGATCGAGGGGCTGGTGATCGACGAGACCACCCATCTCGGCCACCTCAAATGGGTCCTGGAGGAATTCTGCAAGGCCTTCTTCGAGGTTGATGCAGTGAAGATGCGCTTCCGCGCCTCCCATTTCCCCTTCACCGAACCCTCCATGGAGGTCGATATCGGCTATCGGCGCGAGGGCGGCCAGATCCGCATCGGCGAGGGTGACAGCTGGCTCGAGATCCTCGGCTCCGGCATGGTGCACCCCAATGTGCTCACCGCCTCCGGCATTGATCCCGCCCGCTATCAAGGCTTTGCCTTCGGCATGGGGCTCGATCGCATCACCATGCTGAAATATGGCATCCCGGACCTGCGCGCCTTCTTCGAGGCCGACCTCCGCTGGCTGCGCCACTACGGCTTCACCGCACTCGACCTGCCGACCTTGGCGGGAGGACTGTCATGAAATTCACGCTGAAC from Rhodoligotrophos sp. CJ14 encodes:
- the rplT gene encoding 50S ribosomal protein L20, which translates into the protein MARVKRGVTAHARHRKVIKQASGYYGRRKNIFRVAKQAVDKANQYAYRDRRVRKRNFRALWIQRINAAARELGLTYGRFINGLDKAGVEVDRKVLADLAVREPEAFKALVETAKAAL
- the pheS gene encoding phenylalanine--tRNA ligase subunit alpha, whose product is MNRIETLEHELLEGIANAADEQALEAARVAALGKKGVIAELMKGLGSMSPEERREQGPLFNGLKDRVTEAIAARRELLKEQALEARLATEVVDVTLPARPEQRGTIHPVRHVYDEVIQIFGDLGFSVAEGPHIEDDFYNFTALNIPPEHPARQEHDTFYLREKPDGTRKVLRTHTSPVQIRTMLAQKPPIRIIAPGRTFRSDSDQTHTPMFHQIEGLVIDETTHLGHLKWVLEEFCKAFFEVDAVKMRFRASHFPFTEPSMEVDIGYRREGGQIRIGEGDSWLEILGSGMVHPNVLTASGIDPARYQGFAFGMGLDRITMLKYGIPDLRAFFEADLRWLRHYGFTALDLPTLAGGLS